One genomic window of Streptomonospora nanhaiensis includes the following:
- the ehuB gene encoding ectoine/hydroxyectoine ABC transporter substrate-binding protein EhuB codes for MTNTNPLGRLGRRDALRVGGVTAAALVAVPGLAACSRTEPREGQSTLDALREQGFIRAAINNEPPFGFIDEEGNVTGEAPELLRAIAKEMGIDEVQAETVAWDGLIPGLKANRFDVVAAGMYITPERCAEVAFAEPDYKVLQAFMVPKGNPDNIETFETFAENPDLKVAVLNASVEQEYAEGAGVPAEQMELGDNAVGMIELLEKGRVNAVGLSTFSLNYQLKQRNMGDEYEVTEGFTPVVDGEEVKPAGAFAFRKGDTDLLDAFNEVLADFKQNGRLTEIGEPFGFDETAHPGDLTTEELCSE; via the coding sequence ATGACGAACACCAATCCCCTTGGTCGCCTGGGCCGCCGCGACGCGCTGCGCGTCGGCGGCGTCACCGCCGCCGCCCTCGTGGCGGTGCCCGGCCTGGCCGCGTGTTCGCGGACCGAGCCCCGTGAGGGCCAGTCCACGCTGGACGCGCTGCGCGAGCAGGGCTTCATCCGCGCCGCCATCAACAACGAGCCCCCCTTCGGATTCATCGACGAGGAGGGCAACGTCACCGGCGAGGCCCCTGAGCTGCTGCGCGCCATCGCCAAGGAGATGGGGATCGATGAGGTCCAGGCCGAGACGGTGGCCTGGGACGGGCTGATCCCGGGGCTCAAGGCCAACCGGTTCGACGTCGTGGCGGCCGGCATGTACATCACCCCCGAGCGCTGCGCGGAGGTCGCGTTCGCCGAGCCCGACTACAAGGTGCTCCAGGCGTTCATGGTGCCCAAGGGCAACCCCGACAACATCGAGACCTTCGAGACCTTCGCCGAGAACCCCGACCTGAAGGTGGCGGTGCTCAACGCCTCGGTCGAGCAGGAGTACGCCGAGGGCGCCGGCGTGCCCGCCGAGCAGATGGAGCTGGGCGACAACGCGGTCGGCATGATCGAGCTGCTGGAGAAGGGCCGCGTCAACGCGGTGGGGCTGAGCACCTTCTCGCTGAACTACCAGCTCAAGCAGCGCAACATGGGCGACGAGTACGAGGTCACCGAGGGCTTCACCCCGGTGGTCGACGGCGAGGAGGTCAAGCCGGCCGGCGCGTTCGCGTTCCGCAAGGGCGACACCGATTTGCTCGACGCGTTCAACGAGGTCCTGGCCGACTTCAAGCAGAACGGCCGGCTCACGGAGATCGGCGAGCCGTTCGGCTTCGACGAGACCGCCCACCCCGGGGACCTGACCACCGAAGAGCTGTGCTCGGAGTAA
- the ehuC gene encoding ectoine/hydroxyectoine ABC transporter permease subunit EhuC has translation MDFFVSTFPMYLAGAGITLLLTVAGSALAFVLAMAIGILGTLRNPVARGIATFYTEVFRGVAALVVMFWLAFAIPQITPYQLDINFAAILALGLNVGAYGAEVVRASINAVPRAQTEATVALNMSWARRTWRVILPQAWAQMLPTFGNLVIELMKASAIVSLVGVADLTQIANQQRAATGDTVMAFTSALVMYFVLAQLLVLGVRLLERRANRRLGRAPAGGGLLGLLRPPSPSTGAKVTAL, from the coding sequence GTGGATTTCTTCGTCTCGACGTTCCCGATGTACCTGGCCGGGGCCGGTATCACGCTCCTGCTCACGGTCGCCGGTTCCGCGCTGGCCTTCGTGCTGGCGATGGCGATCGGCATCCTGGGCACGCTGCGCAACCCCGTGGCCCGGGGCATCGCGACCTTCTACACCGAGGTCTTCCGGGGCGTGGCCGCGCTGGTCGTGATGTTCTGGCTGGCGTTCGCGATCCCGCAGATCACGCCCTACCAGCTCGACATCAACTTCGCCGCGATCCTGGCCCTGGGCCTGAACGTCGGCGCCTACGGCGCCGAGGTCGTGCGCGCATCGATCAACGCGGTGCCCCGGGCCCAGACCGAGGCCACCGTCGCGCTCAACATGTCGTGGGCGCGGCGCACCTGGCGGGTGATCCTGCCGCAGGCGTGGGCGCAGATGCTGCCGACCTTCGGCAACCTGGTCATCGAGCTGATGAAGGCGTCGGCGATCGTGTCGCTGGTCGGCGTGGCCGACCTGACCCAGATCGCCAACCAGCAGCGCGCCGCCACCGGTGACACGGTGATGGCGTTCACCAGCGCGCTGGTCATGTACTTCGTCCTGGCCCAGCTGCTGGTGCTGGGCGTGCGGCTGCTGGAGCGCCGGGCCAACCGCCGACTGGGCCGGGCACCGGCCGGCGGCGGCCTGCTGGGCCTGCTGCGGCCGCCCTCGCCCTCGACCGGAGCGAAGGTGACCGCCCTATGA
- the ehuD gene encoding ectoine/hydroxyectoine ABC transporter permease subunit EhuD has protein sequence MMWDTEFAVGILPQLLEGLVVTVQATLLGYAVALVLGLAVALVRRVRVVGPIVFAVFEFIRSTPLLVQLFFVFYLAPANLTPLTIGVAVLGVHYAAYTAEVYRSGIEGVAKGQWEACRALSLPPLRVWGAVVLPQAIRKVIPALGNYLIAMFKDTPLLFAITVHEMMFVADTIGSETFRSMEAYTLVGLLFLLVSVPSAIVIRRLERRYAAV, from the coding sequence ATGATGTGGGACACCGAGTTCGCCGTCGGGATCCTGCCCCAGCTGCTGGAGGGCCTGGTCGTCACCGTCCAGGCGACCCTGCTGGGGTATGCGGTCGCGCTGGTGCTGGGCCTGGCCGTGGCGCTCGTCCGCCGCGTGCGCGTGGTGGGGCCGATCGTGTTCGCGGTCTTCGAGTTCATCCGCTCCACGCCGCTGCTGGTCCAGCTCTTCTTCGTCTTCTACCTGGCGCCGGCCAACCTCACGCCGCTGACCATCGGTGTGGCGGTGCTGGGCGTGCACTACGCCGCCTACACCGCCGAGGTCTACCGCTCGGGCATCGAGGGGGTGGCCAAGGGCCAGTGGGAGGCGTGCCGCGCGCTGAGCCTTCCCCCGCTGCGGGTGTGGGGCGCGGTGGTGCTGCCGCAGGCCATCCGCAAGGTCATCCCCGCCCTGGGCAACTACCTCATCGCCATGTTCAAGGACACGCCGCTCCTGTTCGCGATCACCGTCCACGAGATGATGTTCGTCGCGGACACCATCGGCAGTGAGACCTTCCGCAGCATGGAGGCCTACACCCTGGTCGGCCTGCTGTTCCTCCTGGTGAGCGTGCCGTCCGCCATTGTGATCCGACGTTTGGAGCGCCGTTATGCCGCAGTCTGA
- the ehuA gene encoding ectoine/hydroxyectoine ABC transporter ATP-binding protein EhuA: MPQSEPTAGVQSAEAAPAGPIIRFDKVVKRYGDNVVLRELDFTVDPGERVTLIGPSGSGKTTILRLLMTLETVDGGVIWVDGDPLSHMERNGKLVKANEAHLRRVRSRIGMVFQQFNLFPNMNVRRNITEGPIHSLGVSKDEANQRAEELLELVGLSDKIDAHPTQLSGGQQQRVAIARALAMRPQILLLDEVTSALDPELVAGVLDVLRDIAQSTDITMLCVTHEMSFARDVSHRVLMFDHGQIAEEGTPERIFGDPQQERTRTFLKAVLEHG, translated from the coding sequence ATGCCGCAGTCTGAGCCGACCGCCGGCGTGCAGTCCGCAGAGGCGGCACCCGCCGGCCCCATCATCCGATTCGACAAGGTGGTCAAGCGCTACGGCGACAACGTGGTGCTGCGCGAGCTGGACTTCACCGTGGACCCCGGCGAGCGCGTGACGCTCATCGGGCCCAGCGGTTCGGGCAAGACCACGATCCTGCGCCTGCTGATGACCCTGGAGACCGTCGACGGCGGCGTCATCTGGGTCGACGGCGACCCGCTCAGCCACATGGAGCGCAACGGCAAACTGGTCAAGGCCAACGAGGCCCACCTGCGGCGGGTGCGCAGCAGGATCGGGATGGTGTTCCAGCAGTTCAACCTGTTCCCCAACATGAACGTGCGGCGCAACATCACCGAGGGCCCGATCCACAGCCTCGGGGTGTCCAAGGACGAGGCCAACCAGCGCGCCGAGGAGCTGCTGGAGCTGGTGGGGCTCAGCGACAAGATCGACGCCCACCCCACCCAGCTCTCCGGTGGCCAGCAGCAGCGCGTGGCCATCGCCCGCGCGCTGGCCATGCGGCCGCAGATCCTGCTGCTGGACGAGGTCACCTCGGCGCTGGACCCCGAGCTGGTGGCCGGGGTGCTCGACGTGCTGCGCGACATCGCCCAGAGCACCGACATCACCATGCTGTGCGTGACGCACGAGATGTCCTTCGCCCGGGACGTCTCGCACCGGGTGCTGATGTTCGACCACGGGCAGATCGCCGAGGAGGGCACGCCCGAGAGGATCTTCGGCGACCCCCAGCAGGAGCGCACCCGCACCTTCCTCAAGGCGGTGCTGGAGCACGGCTGA
- a CDS encoding CPBP family intramembrane glutamic endopeptidase, whose amino-acid sequence MAKEYGRALRWGLAVVVTAAALVVVLLPGLPALGWWRGAPLFASVLVPIPVTMAVAALVTDHRRREALDRRARAALDGHSMRYELSWLMALLAGFTAATVAVSHFAAALFHGVSWEILMPPVRILFLFVLPLLVVDRGGFTTLGHGTVMPRVAMRVTDRWRWTGLFPVGVNLALIAAALFPAPPVPAGLVVGAALAIFAAVAVPEEIFYRALVQTRLERLLGRWGGILATSALFTAVSVFLAAYGDSTTEAATVSAGVLESVVVYGAAGIVYGYVWSCYRNIWLSILFRGGSLLLTVIPELRLL is encoded by the coding sequence GTGGCGAAGGAGTACGGACGGGCGCTGAGGTGGGGGCTCGCCGTCGTGGTGACGGCAGCCGCCCTCGTCGTCGTCCTCTTGCCGGGCCTGCCGGCGCTGGGCTGGTGGCGCGGCGCGCCCCTGTTCGCCAGCGTGCTGGTGCCCATCCCGGTGACCATGGCCGTGGCCGCGCTGGTGACCGACCACCGCAGGCGCGAGGCACTGGACCGGCGGGCGCGGGCCGCGCTCGACGGGCACTCCATGCGCTACGAGCTGTCGTGGCTGATGGCGCTGCTCGCGGGCTTCACCGCGGCCACGGTGGCGGTCTCCCACTTCGCCGCGGCGCTGTTCCACGGGGTGTCGTGGGAGATCCTCATGCCGCCGGTGCGGATCCTGTTCCTGTTCGTGCTGCCGCTGCTGGTGGTGGACCGGGGCGGGTTCACCACCTTGGGGCACGGCACGGTGATGCCGCGCGTGGCCATGCGGGTGACCGACCGCTGGCGCTGGACCGGGCTCTTCCCGGTCGGGGTGAACCTCGCGCTGATCGCCGCCGCGCTGTTCCCGGCGCCGCCCGTCCCGGCGGGCCTGGTGGTGGGCGCCGCGCTGGCCATCTTCGCCGCGGTGGCGGTGCCCGAGGAGATCTTCTACCGCGCGCTGGTGCAGACCCGGCTGGAGCGGCTGCTGGGCCGGTGGGGCGGGATCCTGGCGACGTCGGCGCTGTTCACCGCGGTCAGCGTGTTCCTGGCCGCCTACGGCGACTCCACCACCGAGGCGGCGACGGTCTCGGCCGGCGTGCTGGAGTCCGTGGTGGTCTACGGGGCGGCGGGGATCGTCTACGGCTACGTCTGGTCGTGCTACCGCAACATCTGGCTGAGCATCCTCTTCCGCGGCGGCTCCCTGCTGCTCACCGTCATCCCGGAGCTCCGGCTGCTCTGA
- a CDS encoding RNA degradosome polyphosphate kinase — protein MGDSATVTLESVVPGQSGPNLPPDRFLDREEGWLRFNQRVLELAEDVDTPLLERARYLAIFSSNLDEFFMVRVAGLKRRLATGVAVTASTRHHPRALLQRISDVSRELMLRQARCFHESVAPALAEAGISIVRWDQLDDTERRRMHRFFHGSIYPVLTPFAVDPAHPFPYISGRSLNLAVTVRDPENGRTMFARVKMPSALPRFIDLGRERFVPVEDVVAGHLSVLFEGMEVLEHHAFRVTRNADLEVDEDETDDLVTSLENELLRRRFGPLVRLEVEETISEDVLAILRRELGADDEEVYRVPGPLNLAGLHQIADLPRPELRFSPMVPVEPQVLSQDDFFDAVRRRDLLVHHPYESFTTTTERFLAMAAADPRVVAVKQTLYRTSGDSTIVDALIDAARVGKEVVVLVEIKARFDEQNNILWARKLEEAGCHVVYGVVGLKTHCKLALVVRQDDDGVLRRYCHVGTGNYNPSTARIYEDFGLFSADPEVGEDLSGLFNHLTGFSRKSEYRRLLVAPAALRDGLMHRIRREVENHENGLPARIRIKVNSLVDEDVIDGLYAASRAGVPVDLWVRGSCVLRPGVDGLSENIRVRSILGRFLEHSRIFVFENGGEPQVWLGSADLMPRNLDRRVEALIRVADPDQRRRLVDLMDLAMADTTTSWRMAADGEWTRVTRDSDGGYLLDIQNALRSDRHLRVVDG, from the coding sequence ATGGGGGACTCTGCGACCGTGACACTTGAATCGGTGGTTCCTGGGCAAAGCGGGCCAAACCTTCCGCCGGACCGCTTCCTCGACCGCGAGGAGGGCTGGCTGCGGTTCAACCAGCGGGTCCTCGAACTCGCCGAGGACGTCGACACCCCCCTGCTGGAGCGCGCCCGCTACCTCGCGATCTTCTCCAGCAACCTGGACGAGTTCTTCATGGTCCGCGTGGCCGGCCTCAAGCGGCGCCTGGCCACCGGCGTGGCCGTCACCGCCTCCACCCGCCACCATCCGCGGGCGCTCCTCCAGCGCATCTCCGACGTCTCGCGCGAACTGATGCTGCGCCAGGCCCGCTGCTTCCACGAGTCGGTGGCGCCCGCGCTGGCCGAGGCGGGCATCAGCATCGTGCGCTGGGACCAGCTCGACGACACCGAGCGCCGCCGCATGCACCGGTTCTTCCACGGCTCGATCTACCCCGTGCTCACCCCCTTCGCCGTCGACCCCGCCCACCCCTTCCCCTACATCTCCGGCCGCTCCCTCAACCTGGCCGTCACCGTGCGCGACCCCGAGAACGGGCGCACCATGTTCGCCCGCGTGAAGATGCCCTCGGCGCTGCCCCGGTTCATCGACCTGGGCCGCGAGCGGTTCGTCCCGGTCGAGGACGTGGTGGCCGGCCACCTGTCGGTGCTGTTCGAGGGCATGGAGGTGCTGGAGCACCACGCCTTCCGGGTCACCCGCAACGCCGACCTGGAGGTGGACGAGGACGAGACCGACGACCTGGTGACCTCCCTGGAGAACGAGCTGCTCCGGCGCCGGTTCGGCCCGCTGGTGCGGCTGGAGGTCGAGGAGACGATCTCCGAGGACGTGCTGGCCATCCTGCGCCGCGAGCTGGGCGCCGACGACGAGGAGGTCTACCGGGTCCCCGGCCCGCTCAACCTCGCCGGCCTCCACCAGATCGCCGACCTCCCGCGCCCCGAGCTGCGGTTCAGCCCGATGGTGCCGGTCGAGCCGCAGGTGCTGTCCCAGGACGACTTCTTCGACGCCGTGCGCCGGCGCGACCTGCTGGTCCACCACCCCTACGAGTCCTTCACCACCACCACCGAGCGGTTCCTCGCCATGGCCGCGGCCGACCCCCGGGTGGTCGCCGTCAAGCAGACCCTCTACCGCACCAGCGGCGACTCCACCATCGTGGATGCGCTGATCGACGCCGCCCGCGTGGGCAAGGAGGTCGTGGTGCTGGTGGAGATCAAGGCGCGCTTCGACGAGCAGAACAACATTTTGTGGGCCCGCAAGCTGGAGGAGGCGGGCTGCCACGTCGTCTACGGCGTGGTGGGGCTCAAGACCCACTGCAAGCTCGCCCTCGTCGTGCGCCAGGACGACGACGGCGTGCTGCGCCGCTACTGCCACGTGGGCACCGGCAACTACAACCCCAGCACCGCCCGGATCTACGAGGACTTCGGCCTGTTCTCGGCCGACCCCGAGGTCGGCGAGGACCTCAGCGGCCTGTTCAACCACCTCACCGGGTTCTCCCGCAAGTCCGAGTACCGTCGGCTGCTGGTGGCCCCCGCCGCGCTGCGCGACGGCCTCATGCACCGCATCCGCCGCGAGGTCGAGAACCACGAGAACGGCCTGCCCGCGCGGATCCGCATCAAGGTCAACTCGCTCGTGGACGAGGACGTCATCGACGGCCTCTACGCCGCCTCGCGCGCGGGCGTGCCCGTGGACCTGTGGGTGCGCGGCAGCTGCGTGCTGCGCCCCGGAGTGGACGGCCTGTCGGAGAACATCCGGGTACGCAGTATCCTCGGACGGTTCCTGGAGCATTCCCGGATCTTCGTCTTCGAGAATGGAGGGGAACCGCAGGTGTGGCTCGGCAGCGCCGACCTCATGCCGCGCAACCTGGACCGCCGAGTCGAGGCGCTGATCCGTGTCGCCGACCCCGACCAGCGCCGCCGCCTGGTCGACCTGATGGACCTCGCCATGGCCGACACCACCACCTCCTGGCGCATGGCCGCCGACGGCGAGTGGACCCGCGTCACCCGCGACTCCGACGGCGGCTACCTGCTCGACATCCAGAACGCGCTGCGCAGCGACCGCCACCTGCGGGTCGTCGATGGCTGA
- a CDS encoding NUDIX hydrolase: MAENPEHPITITSAFPPRETAPSGYLEPIRSAGGVLWRGDPDTVDTDPASREVLLVHRPDRDDWSLPKGKVKNREHLLCAAVREVTEETGLAPVLGRRVPPQRYLKEGWPKQVEWWAATAEGESAFAPNDEIDRVEWLPLEKARRRLTYGHDIQVVNNFASGPARTFPIVLLRHAAAGDKSSWDDDLLRPLDPAGRADAQELAPVLAAFGAPRVVSSAAARCTETMLPFTVDSGADMRTERAFTAQVVGADTAAFDREAAAEAFVTLLEEGRPTVVCTHGELIPFLMREALGRLGAPVTQQLSLRKAAFWVLHIAQADRALAAVERHAVRV, translated from the coding sequence ATGGCTGAGAACCCAGAGCACCCGATCACGATCACCAGTGCCTTCCCGCCGCGCGAGACCGCGCCCAGCGGCTACCTCGAACCGATCCGCTCGGCGGGCGGGGTGCTGTGGCGCGGCGACCCCGACACCGTCGACACCGACCCCGCCTCCCGCGAGGTCCTGCTCGTGCACCGCCCCGACCGCGACGACTGGTCGCTGCCCAAGGGCAAGGTGAAGAACCGCGAGCACCTGCTGTGCGCCGCCGTGCGCGAGGTCACCGAGGAGACCGGCCTGGCGCCGGTCCTGGGCCGCCGGGTGCCGCCGCAGCGCTACCTCAAGGAGGGCTGGCCCAAGCAGGTGGAGTGGTGGGCCGCCACCGCCGAGGGGGAGTCCGCCTTCGCGCCCAACGACGAGATCGACCGGGTGGAGTGGCTGCCGCTGGAGAAGGCCCGGCGGCGGCTCACCTACGGCCACGACATCCAGGTCGTCAACAACTTCGCCAGCGGTCCCGCCCGCACCTTCCCGATCGTCCTGCTGCGGCACGCGGCGGCGGGCGACAAGAGCTCCTGGGACGACGACCTGCTGCGCCCGCTGGACCCCGCCGGAAGGGCCGACGCCCAGGAGCTCGCGCCGGTGCTGGCGGCCTTCGGCGCCCCGCGCGTGGTCAGCTCGGCGGCGGCGCGCTGCACCGAGACGATGCTGCCCTTCACCGTGGACAGCGGCGCCGACATGCGCACCGAGCGCGCGTTCACCGCGCAGGTGGTGGGCGCCGACACCGCCGCCTTCGACCGCGAGGCGGCCGCCGAGGCGTTCGTCACGCTGCTGGAAGAGGGCCGCCCCACGGTGGTCTGCACCCACGGCGAGCTGATCCCGTTCCTCATGCGCGAGGCGCTGGGCCGGCTCGGCGCGCCGGTCACCCAGCAGTTGTCCCTGCGCAAGGCCGCTTTCTGGGTGCTGCACATCGCCCAGGCCGACCGCGCGCTCGCCGCGGTGGAGCGCCACGCGGTCCGGGTCTAG
- a CDS encoding SRPBCC family protein, with protein MDKNRVSRSVVIDAPAEKIFDIIATPGRHHEFDGSGTVVGLHEGDERLGPGSRFGMSMRMGLPYRTANRVVEYVENRRLAWRHIGPHIWRWELEPQEDGTTKVTETFDYSVGAFAYILLGYPARNARGIEETLPRLKRLAEAEAGTADPA; from the coding sequence ATGGACAAGAACCGAGTCTCGCGCAGTGTCGTGATCGACGCCCCCGCCGAGAAGATCTTCGACATCATCGCCACCCCCGGGCGCCACCACGAGTTCGACGGATCGGGCACCGTGGTCGGCCTCCACGAGGGCGACGAGCGGCTGGGGCCGGGCTCGCGCTTCGGCATGAGCATGCGCATGGGCCTGCCCTACCGCACCGCCAACCGGGTGGTGGAGTACGTCGAGAACCGCCGCCTGGCCTGGCGCCACATCGGCCCGCACATCTGGCGCTGGGAGCTGGAGCCGCAGGAGGACGGCACCACCAAGGTCACCGAGACCTTCGACTACTCCGTCGGCGCCTTCGCCTACATCCTGCTGGGCTACCCCGCGCGCAACGCCCGCGGCATCGAGGAGACCCTGCCCCGGCTCAAGCGCCTCGCCGAGGCCGAGGCGGGCACCGCCGACCCCGCATGA
- the alr gene encoding alanine racemase, whose translation MPSSFAEARVDLGAISENTATLARRAAGAQVMGVVKADGYGHGILPAARAMLAGGATWLGTAIIEEALELRGAGITAPLVSWIVPPGAPLAAALAADIDLGLSDPPLIAAVAAAARETGRRARVHLKADTGLNRGGVTADQWPAAVAAAARAEADGLIRVVGVFSHFACADEPGHPSIAAQTAAFHEALEVAAKAGLRPEVRHIANSAATLTLPETHFDLVRPGIASYGISPIPGLTGTGLRPAMTLRARIALVKRVPAGSGVSYGHRYTTDRATNLALVPLGYGDGIPRAATNTGPVWVAGRRRTVAGTVCMDQFMVDIGDDTAEEHPDAVLFGPGDGGEPTAQDWADALGTIPYEIVTRISPRVPRVYVGG comes from the coding sequence ATGCCATCCTCGTTCGCCGAAGCCCGCGTTGACCTGGGCGCCATCAGTGAGAACACCGCCACCCTGGCGCGCCGCGCGGCCGGCGCCCAGGTGATGGGCGTGGTCAAGGCCGACGGATACGGCCACGGCATCCTGCCCGCCGCGCGCGCCATGCTCGCGGGCGGGGCGACCTGGCTGGGCACCGCCATCATCGAGGAGGCGCTGGAGCTGCGCGGTGCCGGCATCACCGCACCGCTGGTCTCCTGGATCGTGCCGCCCGGCGCCCCGCTGGCGGCGGCGCTGGCCGCCGACATCGACCTGGGCCTCAGCGACCCGCCGCTCATCGCCGCCGTGGCCGCGGCCGCCCGCGAGACCGGGCGGCGGGCGCGCGTGCACCTCAAGGCCGACACCGGCCTGAACCGGGGCGGGGTCACCGCCGACCAGTGGCCCGCGGCGGTCGCGGCGGCGGCCCGCGCCGAGGCCGACGGGCTGATCCGCGTCGTCGGGGTCTTCTCCCACTTCGCGTGCGCCGACGAGCCCGGCCACCCCTCCATCGCGGCGCAGACCGCAGCCTTCCACGAGGCGCTGGAGGTCGCCGCCAAGGCCGGACTGCGGCCGGAGGTGCGCCACATCGCCAACTCCGCCGCCACGCTCACCCTGCCCGAGACCCACTTCGACCTGGTACGGCCGGGGATCGCGAGCTACGGCATCAGCCCCATCCCCGGCCTGACCGGCACCGGGCTGCGCCCGGCCATGACCCTGCGCGCCCGGATCGCCCTGGTCAAGCGGGTCCCGGCGGGCAGCGGGGTGTCCTACGGGCACCGCTACACCACCGACCGCGCCACCAATCTGGCCCTGGTGCCGCTGGGCTACGGCGACGGGATCCCGCGCGCGGCCACCAACACCGGCCCGGTGTGGGTGGCGGGCCGGCGGCGGACGGTCGCGGGCACGGTGTGCATGGACCAGTTCATGGTCGACATCGGCGACGACACCGCCGAGGAGCACCCCGACGCGGTGCTGTTCGGCCCCGGCGACGGCGGGGAGCCCACCGCCCAGGACTGGGCCGACGCGCTGGGGACCATCCCCTACGAGATCGTCACCCGCATCAGCCCGCGGGTGCCCCGCGTCTACGTCGGGGGCTGA
- the tsaE gene encoding tRNA (adenosine(37)-N6)-threonylcarbamoyltransferase complex ATPase subunit type 1 TsaE encodes MTETTRPAADAAADPGARAPAGTAFVTADTDAAMRALGRHIAGLLRPGDLLILSGPLGAGKTTLTQGIGEGLGVRGPITSPTFVISRVHPPLAGGPPLVHVDAYRLGGSAEVDDLDLDSSLADSVTVVEWGEGVAEELAEDRLEITIARHPDDTRGITLTGIGARWADVALRPE; translated from the coding sequence ATGACCGAGACCACCCGTCCCGCCGCGGACGCCGCCGCCGACCCCGGCGCGCGCGCCCCCGCCGGCACCGCCTTCGTCACCGCCGACACCGACGCCGCCATGCGCGCCCTCGGGCGGCACATCGCCGGCCTGCTGCGCCCCGGCGACCTGCTCATCCTCAGCGGCCCGCTGGGCGCGGGCAAGACCACGCTCACCCAGGGCATCGGCGAGGGGCTGGGCGTGCGCGGCCCGATCACCTCGCCCACCTTCGTCATCTCCCGCGTGCACCCGCCGCTGGCCGGCGGCCCGCCGCTGGTCCACGTCGACGCCTACCGCCTCGGCGGCTCCGCCGAGGTCGACGACCTCGACCTGGACAGCTCCCTGGCCGACTCCGTGACCGTGGTGGAGTGGGGGGAGGGCGTGGCCGAGGAACTGGCCGAGGACCGCCTGGAGATCACCATCGCGCGCCACCCCGACGACACCCGGGGGATCACGCTCACCGGTATCGGCGCGCGGTGGGCCGATGTCGCGCTCCGGCCGGAATAG
- the tsaB gene encoding tRNA (adenosine(37)-N6)-threonylcarbamoyltransferase complex dimerization subunit type 1 TsaB codes for MLILAFDTATPAVTAALCQSDDSGGVLVRADASTVDARHHGELLTPQIRDVMARAGAELTEVTHIAVGIGPGPYTGLRVGLATAHALADALGVPCHGVATLDALALASGRDEPFIAATDARRKEVFWARYADSRTRTGEISVDRPADIDTGGLPVIGHGARLYTEVFGAAAADPEPLYPTAAAIGEVALRRLAAGEPLPEPRPLYLRRPDAVLPGAPKKVRQWQA; via the coding sequence GTGCTGATTCTGGCTTTCGACACCGCAACCCCGGCCGTCACCGCCGCCCTGTGCCAGTCCGACGACTCCGGCGGGGTCCTGGTGCGGGCCGACGCCTCCACCGTCGACGCCCGGCACCACGGGGAGCTGCTGACCCCCCAGATCCGCGACGTGATGGCGCGGGCGGGCGCGGAGCTGACCGAGGTCACCCACATCGCGGTGGGGATCGGCCCCGGCCCCTACACCGGGCTGCGGGTCGGGCTGGCCACCGCCCACGCGCTGGCCGACGCCCTGGGCGTGCCCTGCCACGGGGTCGCCACGCTGGACGCCCTCGCCCTGGCCTCCGGCCGCGACGAGCCGTTCATCGCGGCCACCGACGCCCGCCGCAAGGAGGTGTTCTGGGCGCGCTACGCCGACAGCCGCACCCGCACCGGCGAGATCTCCGTGGACCGGCCCGCCGACATCGACACCGGGGGGCTGCCGGTCATCGGCCACGGCGCGCGGCTCTACACCGAGGTCTTCGGCGCCGCCGCGGCAGACCCCGAGCCGCTGTACCCCACCGCCGCCGCGATCGGCGAGGTCGCCCTGCGCCGCCTGGCGGCGGGCGAGCCGCTGCCCGAGCCCCGGCCGCTCTACCTGCGCCGCCCCGACGCCGTCCTGCCGGGGGCGCCGAAGAAGGTGCGGCAGTGGCAGGCGTGA